A stretch of Halomonas elongata DSM 2581 DNA encodes these proteins:
- the cysT gene encoding sulfate ABC transporter permease subunit CysT: MKAAAFSLPLPRARQRVLPGFGLSLGISLTFVSLVLLLPLTGLVGQLSGLSLAEYWAIISEGRVVASYVTTIGAAAVAAVINAIFGLLLAWVLVRYDFPGKRLLDALMDLPFALPTAVAGITLATLYSSSGWMGKALAPLGIEVAYTWVGIALAMAFTSIPFVVRTVQPILEDLPGEIDEAAMALGARDGVAFRRVILPHLWPALVTGTGLAFVRSLGEFGAVIFIAGNMPYETEITSLMIFVKLQEYDYVGASAIASVVLATSLILLLAINLWQGRFIRRLHGGS; encoded by the coding sequence ATGAAAGCAGCAGCTTTCTCCTTGCCCCTTCCCCGGGCCCGGCAGCGTGTGCTGCCGGGCTTCGGCCTGTCTCTGGGCATCAGCCTGACCTTCGTGTCACTGGTTCTGCTGCTGCCGTTGACCGGCCTGGTCGGCCAGCTCTCCGGCCTGTCGCTGGCCGAGTACTGGGCGATCATCAGCGAAGGCCGAGTCGTCGCCAGCTATGTGACCACGATCGGTGCAGCGGCGGTCGCCGCGGTGATCAACGCCATCTTCGGGCTGCTGCTGGCCTGGGTGCTGGTGCGCTACGACTTCCCGGGCAAGCGCCTGCTCGACGCCCTGATGGATCTGCCCTTTGCGCTGCCCACGGCGGTGGCCGGCATCACCCTGGCCACGCTCTACTCCAGCAGCGGCTGGATGGGCAAGGCACTGGCCCCACTGGGCATCGAGGTCGCCTATACCTGGGTCGGCATTGCACTGGCCATGGCCTTTACCAGCATTCCCTTCGTGGTGCGCACCGTACAGCCGATCCTCGAGGATCTGCCGGGAGAGATCGACGAGGCGGCCATGGCACTGGGCGCCCGCGATGGCGTGGCCTTCCGCCGCGTGATCCTGCCTCACCTGTGGCCGGCGCTGGTCACCGGCACGGGGCTGGCCTTCGTGCGCTCGCTCGGCGAGTTCGGCGCGGTGATCTTCATCGCCGGCAACATGCCTTACGAGACCGAGATCACCTCGCTGATGATCTTCGTCAAGCTGCAGGAGTACGACTATGTCGGCGCCTCGGCCATCGCCTCGGTAGTGCTCGCCACCTCGCTGATCCTGCTGCTGGCCATCAACCTGTGGCAGGGCCGCTTCATCCGTCGCCTGCACGGAGGTAGCTGA
- the ggt gene encoding gamma-glutamyltransferase: MIPNWLRHPLNAGLLAGTLLATPMALGQSAILEGERFHPEESTDGMVATSHFLASRVARDVMAEGGNAVDAAVTAGFALAVTQPRSGNIGGGGFMLISDENSGEVIAIDYRETAPAAATETMFQDEDGNAVAEWSRFTHRAAGVPGTVAGLALALEKYGTMSLADALAPAIRLAEEGFEVPPRFVAGVNDARERLEKWESSRKMFFKEDGSAYEVGDTFRQPELAATLKRIAEQGAREFYEGETAELIAAEMQRHDGLITLEDLAGYQPEIREPSHGTYRGHDIYAMSPPSSGGAHIVQMLNILEDYPISEMGFNSADTIHVMAEAMKRAYADRSEYLGDTDFVDVPLEGITSKAYADELREQINMDSATPSSEIAPGKPLPYESNETTHFSIADGDGLAVSNTYTINFSYGSGIAVEGAGFLLNNEMDDFSAKPGVPNAYGLIGGEANKIEPGKRMLSSMTPTIVKRDGKNFLITGSPGGSRIITTTLQVLMNVIDHDMNIQSAVSAPRIHHQWLPDEIRIEAGISPDTLELLEDKGHTISQQAAMGAAQSIMIDDGLFFGGADPRRSTSSAIGL, encoded by the coding sequence ATGATTCCAAACTGGCTACGACACCCCCTCAACGCCGGCCTGCTGGCCGGTACCCTGCTGGCCACCCCCATGGCCCTGGGCCAATCGGCGATCCTCGAGGGCGAACGCTTCCATCCCGAGGAAAGTACCGACGGCATGGTGGCGACCAGCCATTTCCTCGCTTCCCGGGTGGCGCGCGATGTCATGGCCGAAGGCGGCAACGCCGTGGATGCCGCCGTCACCGCCGGCTTCGCCCTGGCCGTCACCCAGCCCCGCTCCGGCAATATCGGCGGCGGCGGTTTCATGCTGATCTCCGACGAGAACAGCGGCGAGGTCATCGCCATCGATTATCGCGAGACCGCACCGGCCGCCGCCACCGAGACCATGTTCCAGGACGAAGACGGCAATGCCGTCGCTGAGTGGTCGCGCTTCACGCATCGCGCCGCCGGGGTACCCGGTACCGTGGCCGGCCTGGCCCTGGCGCTCGAGAAATACGGCACCATGAGCCTGGCCGATGCCCTGGCACCGGCGATCCGGCTCGCCGAAGAGGGCTTCGAGGTGCCGCCACGCTTCGTCGCCGGGGTCAACGATGCCCGCGAACGCCTCGAGAAGTGGGAATCGAGTCGCAAGATGTTCTTCAAGGAGGACGGCAGCGCCTACGAGGTCGGCGACACCTTTCGCCAACCGGAACTGGCCGCGACGCTCAAGCGCATCGCCGAGCAGGGCGCCCGGGAATTCTATGAAGGCGAGACTGCCGAGCTGATCGCCGCCGAGATGCAGCGCCACGATGGCCTGATCACCCTGGAGGACCTGGCCGGCTACCAGCCAGAGATCCGCGAACCCAGCCACGGTACCTACCGGGGGCATGACATCTACGCCATGAGCCCGCCCTCCTCGGGTGGCGCCCACATCGTGCAGATGCTCAACATTCTCGAGGACTACCCGATCTCGGAGATGGGCTTCAATTCCGCCGATACCATCCATGTGATGGCCGAGGCGATGAAGCGTGCCTATGCCGACCGTTCGGAGTATCTGGGCGATACCGACTTCGTCGACGTGCCGCTCGAGGGCATCACCTCCAAGGCCTATGCCGACGAACTGCGCGAGCAGATCAACATGGACAGCGCCACGCCGAGCAGCGAGATTGCCCCCGGCAAGCCGCTGCCCTATGAGTCCAACGAAACCACACACTTCTCCATCGCCGATGGCGACGGCCTGGCGGTCTCCAACACCTACACCATCAACTTCAGCTACGGTTCCGGTATCGCCGTGGAGGGAGCCGGCTTTCTGCTCAACAACGAGATGGACGACTTCTCCGCCAAACCGGGCGTGCCCAACGCCTATGGTCTGATCGGTGGAGAAGCCAACAAGATCGAGCCCGGCAAGCGCATGCTGTCGTCGATGACGCCGACCATCGTCAAGCGCGACGGCAAGAACTTCCTGATCACCGGCAGTCCGGGGGGCTCGCGTATCATCACCACCACGCTGCAGGTGTTGATGAACGTCATCGACCACGACATGAATATCCAGTCGGCGGTCAGCGCCCCGCGCATCCATCACCAGTGGCTGCCCGACGAGATCCGCATCGAGGCCGGCATCAGCCCGGACACCCTCGAACTGCTGGAAGACAAGGGCCATACCATCAGCCAGCAAGCCGCCATGGGCGCCGCCCAGTCGATCATGATCGACGACGGGCTTTTCTTCGGCGGCGCCGATCCCCGCCGTTCCACGTCATCAGCCATCGGGCTTTGA
- a CDS encoding PhoH family protein, which produces MDPPVLSQSSTPANRIITLNLEPNDPRRLANLCGQRDEHLKLIEARLGITLRNRGNTFQLAGPGNRVKAASNVVEHLYRETEASDLTPDTVHLFLQESGLEALEEEEEAQGGEDEGLIRTPKSLIKPRGFNQQGYVSSIRAHDINFGIGPAGTGKTYLAVAAAVEALNQQEVRRILLVRPAVEAGEKLGFLPGDLAQKIDPYLRPLYDALYEMIGFEQVAKLIERQIIEIAPLAYMRGRTLNNAFIILDESQNTTREQMKMFLTRIGFGSTAVITGDITQVDLPRGQTSGLIQVLDVLKDTPGIGVTHFAAKDVVRHPLVQRIIEAYDVFEAEQEAEARAKREAREQEREAQRQQRQERRDDGGTGNS; this is translated from the coding sequence ATGGACCCGCCTGTCTTGAGCCAGTCATCCACACCGGCCAATCGCATCATCACGCTCAATCTCGAGCCCAACGACCCGCGCCGCCTGGCCAACCTCTGCGGGCAACGCGACGAGCACCTCAAGCTGATCGAGGCGCGGCTCGGCATCACGCTGCGCAATCGCGGCAACACCTTCCAGCTGGCCGGCCCGGGAAATCGGGTCAAGGCCGCGTCCAATGTCGTCGAACACCTCTATCGCGAAACCGAGGCCAGTGATCTGACCCCGGACACCGTTCACCTGTTCCTGCAGGAATCGGGACTCGAGGCGCTGGAAGAAGAGGAAGAAGCGCAGGGCGGCGAGGACGAGGGACTGATCCGCACGCCCAAGTCTCTGATCAAGCCGCGCGGTTTCAACCAGCAGGGCTACGTCTCGAGCATCCGGGCCCATGACATCAACTTCGGCATCGGCCCGGCCGGCACCGGCAAGACCTACCTGGCCGTCGCCGCCGCCGTGGAAGCGCTCAACCAGCAGGAAGTGCGTCGCATCCTGCTGGTACGCCCGGCCGTCGAGGCCGGCGAGAAGCTCGGCTTTCTGCCCGGCGACCTGGCCCAGAAGATCGACCCCTACCTGCGCCCGCTCTACGACGCCCTCTACGAGATGATCGGCTTCGAACAGGTGGCCAAGCTCATCGAGCGCCAGATCATCGAGATCGCGCCGCTGGCCTACATGCGCGGCCGCACGCTCAACAATGCCTTCATCATCCTCGACGAGAGCCAGAACACCACTCGCGAGCAGATGAAGATGTTCCTGACGCGCATCGGCTTCGGTTCCACGGCAGTGATCACCGGCGACATCACCCAGGTCGACCTGCCCCGCGGCCAGACCTCGGGACTGATCCAGGTCCTCGATGTACTCAAGGATACCCCCGGTATCGGCGTGACCCACTTCGCCGCCAAGGACGTGGTACGCCATCCCCTGGTACAACGCATCATCGAGGCCTACGATGTCTTCGAGGCCGAACAGGAAGCCGAGGCCAGGGCCAAGCGGGAAGCCCGCGAGCAGGAACGCGAGGCACAGCGCCAACAGCGACAGGAGCGCCGTGACGACGGCGGCACCGGAAACTCATGA
- the cysP gene encoding thiosulfate ABC transporter substrate-binding protein CysP, with the protein MSPLPFVRRTFTASIVAAGLGIGLVTPAMAAERELLNSSYDIARELFAEINPAFKEHWEANHDDTLTIKQSHGGSSAQARAILQGLGADVVTYNQVTDVQVLADAGLVAEDWQAQLPNNASPYYSTTAFLVRKDNPKGIESWADLAREDVELVFPNPKTSGNGRYTYLAAWGAAERAFDGDEQKVKDFMRTFLGNVKVFDTGGRGATTSFIERGIGDVLISFESEVNNIRQEYGSDDYEVIVPPVSILAEFPVAVVGENAEKHGNTELAQDYLDYLYSEEAQRILAGFNYRVHDEAVVEEFSDQFPETELFEVQDVFGGWDQAMETHFESGGMLDQLQRR; encoded by the coding sequence ATGTCGCCGCTGCCCTTCGTACGTCGCACCTTTACCGCCTCCATCGTCGCCGCCGGCCTGGGCATCGGTCTCGTCACCCCGGCCATGGCGGCCGAGCGCGAGCTGCTCAACTCCTCCTATGACATCGCCCGCGAGCTGTTCGCCGAGATCAACCCGGCCTTCAAGGAACACTGGGAGGCGAACCACGACGATACCCTGACCATCAAGCAGTCCCACGGCGGCTCGTCGGCACAGGCCCGCGCCATTCTCCAGGGGCTCGGCGCCGATGTGGTGACCTACAACCAGGTCACCGACGTTCAGGTGCTCGCCGATGCCGGCCTGGTGGCCGAGGACTGGCAAGCTCAACTGCCCAACAATGCCTCGCCCTACTACTCCACCACCGCCTTCCTGGTGCGCAAGGACAACCCCAAGGGCATCGAGAGCTGGGCCGACCTGGCCAGGGAAGACGTGGAACTGGTCTTCCCCAACCCCAAGACCTCGGGCAACGGCCGCTACACCTACCTGGCCGCCTGGGGGGCCGCTGAGCGCGCCTTCGACGGCGACGAGCAGAAGGTCAAGGACTTCATGCGCACCTTCCTCGGCAACGTCAAGGTGTTCGATACCGGCGGTCGCGGCGCCACCACCAGCTTCATCGAGCGGGGCATCGGCGACGTGCTGATCAGCTTCGAATCCGAGGTCAACAACATCCGCCAGGAGTACGGCAGCGACGATTACGAGGTGATCGTGCCGCCGGTCAGCATCCTCGCCGAATTCCCGGTGGCGGTGGTCGGAGAGAATGCCGAGAAGCACGGCAACACCGAGCTGGCGCAGGATTACCTGGACTACCTCTATAGCGAAGAGGCTCAGCGTATTCTTGCCGGCTTCAACTACCGCGTGCATGACGAAGCCGTGGTCGAGGAATTCAGCGATCAGTTCCCCGAGACCGAGTTGTTCGAGGTCCAGGATGTCTTCGGCGGCTGGGACCAGGCCATGGAGACACATTTCGAGAGCGGTGGGATGCTCGATCAGTTGCAGCGCCGCTGA
- the ybeY gene encoding rRNA maturation RNase YbeY, producing MSCSPDIDRQVALEVEDLPRQADLEAWVTGVLSRHPDETRHELTIRFVDAEESRHLNRDYRDRDRPTNVLSFPFESPPTVALPLLGDLVICHPVVVDEAETQHKSLLDHYAHMVVHGTLHLLGYDHIEDDEAEVMEALEREILAELGIADPYATSSPPPRDIDTEDERADA from the coding sequence ATGAGCTGCTCACCGGATATCGATCGCCAGGTCGCCCTGGAAGTCGAGGATCTGCCACGACAGGCGGACCTCGAGGCCTGGGTGACCGGCGTGCTGTCTCGTCACCCCGACGAGACGCGTCACGAGCTGACGATCCGCTTCGTCGATGCCGAGGAAAGCCGGCACCTGAATCGCGACTATCGCGATCGCGACCGCCCGACCAATGTGCTCTCCTTCCCCTTCGAGAGCCCGCCGACGGTCGCCCTTCCCTTGCTCGGCGATCTGGTGATCTGCCATCCGGTGGTCGTCGACGAGGCCGAGACGCAGCACAAGTCCCTGCTCGATCACTATGCCCATATGGTCGTGCATGGCACGCTGCACCTTCTGGGCTACGATCATATCGAGGACGATGAGGCAGAGGTCATGGAAGCCCTCGAACGCGAGATTCTCGCCGAACTGGGCATCGCCGATCCCTACGCAACCTCTAGCCCTCCCCCGCGTGACATCGATACCGAGGACGAGAGAGCCGACGCATGA
- the cysW gene encoding sulfate ABC transporter permease subunit CysW: MQRIGDAPVLRRVLIGAAVALAALFLLLPLVAIFAQAFAQGLGGFWSNVSDTYTLSAIGLTLFITALTIPVNLVFGVMLAWLVTRFQFPGRRLLQTLIDIPFAISPVVAGLVYLLLYGRNGWIGGWLNAHDIQLMFAWPGILMVTIFVTCPFVARELIPLMQAQGSREEEAAVTLGASGFTLFRRVTLPNIRWALLYGVILTNARAVGEFGAVSVVSGAIRGETNTLPLHVELLYQDYNTVGAFASAALLALIALFTLAAKAGLEWRATRREASA, encoded by the coding sequence ATGCAACGAATCGGAGATGCCCCCGTCCTGCGCCGCGTTCTCATCGGTGCCGCCGTGGCACTGGCCGCGCTCTTTCTGCTGCTGCCACTGGTGGCGATCTTCGCCCAGGCCTTCGCCCAGGGCCTCGGCGGCTTCTGGAGCAATGTCAGCGACACCTACACCCTGTCCGCCATCGGCCTGACCTTGTTCATCACGGCCCTGACCATTCCGGTGAACCTGGTGTTCGGGGTGATGCTGGCCTGGCTGGTGACGCGTTTCCAGTTCCCGGGACGCCGCCTGCTGCAGACGCTGATCGACATTCCCTTTGCCATCTCGCCGGTGGTGGCGGGCCTGGTCTATCTGCTGCTGTACGGCCGCAATGGCTGGATCGGCGGCTGGCTCAATGCCCATGACATCCAGTTGATGTTCGCCTGGCCGGGCATCCTGATGGTCACCATCTTCGTCACCTGTCCCTTCGTGGCCAGGGAGCTGATTCCATTGATGCAGGCCCAGGGCTCGCGGGAAGAAGAAGCGGCGGTCACCCTGGGCGCTTCGGGCTTCACGCTGTTTCGCCGGGTCACCCTGCCGAACATCCGCTGGGCATTGCTGTACGGGGTGATCTTGACCAACGCCCGGGCGGTGGGAGAATTCGGCGCCGTCTCCGTGGTCTCCGGCGCGATTCGCGGCGAGACCAATACCCTGCCGCTGCACGTCGAACTGCTGTATCAGGACTACAACACCGTGGGCGCCTTCGCCAGCGCCGCCCTGCTGGCCCTCATCGCCCTGTTCACGCTGGCCGCCAAGGCCGGCCTGGAGTGGCGCGCCACGCGCCGGGAGGCTTCCGCATGA
- a CDS encoding sulfate/molybdate ABC transporter ATP-binding protein, giving the protein MSIHLENIAKHYGRGGRHQALAPLDLDIQQGELIGLLGPSGSGKTTLLRIIAGLEAPDHKPAGRILFGERDVTQLHVRDRRIGFVFQHYALFRHMTVYDNVAFGLTVMPRRQRPSSGEIRARVHRLLEMVQLEKLAGRYPAQLSGGQQQRVSLARSLALRPDVLLLDEPFGALDAKVRQELRRWLRHLHDELNFTSVFVTHDQEEALELSDRVVVMSDGRIEQIDTPEALYRAPANRFVFEFLGDANHLEGEVRDGVLTCGDARLDVDLPDGPEDLLLRPHEVALDTAPRESAHLPVTVTAISPVGAEVRVELAADWLPGPWLATVRHADFERLALARGQRLFALPRRWHRFADSAPATRDTSALLTG; this is encoded by the coding sequence ATGAGCATTCATCTCGAGAACATCGCCAAGCACTATGGTCGCGGAGGGCGCCATCAGGCCCTGGCGCCGCTGGATCTCGATATCCAGCAGGGCGAGCTGATCGGGCTGCTCGGCCCCTCCGGCTCCGGCAAGACCACCTTGCTGCGCATCATCGCCGGGCTCGAGGCCCCCGACCACAAGCCCGCCGGTCGCATCCTGTTTGGCGAGCGCGATGTCACCCAACTGCACGTGCGTGACCGGCGCATCGGCTTCGTCTTCCAGCACTATGCGCTGTTCCGGCACATGACGGTCTACGACAACGTGGCCTTCGGCCTGACGGTGATGCCGCGTCGCCAGCGGCCCTCCAGCGGCGAGATTCGCGCTCGGGTGCACCGCCTGCTGGAAATGGTCCAGCTCGAGAAGCTGGCGGGGCGCTACCCGGCCCAGCTGTCCGGCGGCCAGCAACAGCGCGTCTCCCTGGCGCGCTCCCTGGCCCTGCGCCCCGACGTCCTGCTGCTCGACGAGCCCTTCGGCGCGCTGGATGCCAAGGTTCGCCAGGAGCTGCGCCGCTGGTTGCGGCACCTGCACGACGAGTTGAACTTCACCAGCGTCTTCGTCACCCACGACCAGGAAGAGGCGCTGGAACTCTCCGACCGCGTGGTGGTGATGAGCGATGGCCGCATCGAGCAGATCGACACGCCTGAGGCCTTGTATCGCGCCCCGGCCAACCGCTTCGTGTTCGAGTTCCTGGGCGATGCCAACCATCTCGAGGGCGAGGTGCGCGACGGCGTACTCACCTGTGGCGACGCTCGGCTCGATGTCGACCTGCCCGACGGCCCGGAGGACCTGCTGCTGCGCCCCCATGAAGTGGCGCTGGACACCGCACCGCGCGAGTCGGCCCATCTGCCGGTGACCGTGACCGCCATCTCGCCGGTCGGCGCCGAGGTGCGCGTGGAACTGGCCGCCGACTGGCTGCCCGGCCCCTGGCTTGCCACCGTGCGTCACGCCGATTTCGAGCGCCTCGCGCTCGCCCGTGGCCAGCGGCTGTTCGCCCTGCCGCGCCGCTGGCATCGCTTCGCGGACAGCGCACCGGCGACACGCGACACCTCGGCCCTGCTCACCGGCTGA
- a CDS encoding TIGR04211 family SH3 domain-containing protein, with product MMQRSKKVTLGVLLGALALPALAQQEGGDDASRWVSDDLTTYVRSGPTDGYRIVGSLTAGEPVEVLDTEGDYTEVRSESGDEVWVPSDQLQDTPSARVQLPALESRVEELSAELSGINDTWEGRINALSETLAVREQRIAELESRNQKLSSEAEQSRDTIRNLQARLETQEEDLLMRYFMYGGGVAGAGLLVGLIVPHLPRRRRKRDRWF from the coding sequence ATGATGCAACGAAGCAAGAAAGTGACACTGGGCGTGCTGCTCGGGGCCCTGGCCCTGCCGGCGCTCGCCCAGCAGGAGGGTGGAGACGACGCCTCGCGCTGGGTTTCCGATGACTTGACCACCTATGTCCGCAGCGGTCCTACCGATGGCTATCGCATCGTCGGTAGCCTGACGGCCGGCGAGCCGGTGGAAGTGCTCGATACCGAGGGCGACTATACCGAGGTGCGCAGCGAAAGCGGCGATGAAGTCTGGGTGCCGAGCGACCAGCTCCAGGATACGCCCAGTGCCCGGGTGCAGTTGCCAGCACTGGAGTCCCGGGTCGAGGAGTTGAGCGCGGAACTGTCCGGCATCAATGACACCTGGGAAGGTCGCATCAATGCGCTCAGCGAGACGCTCGCGGTGCGCGAGCAGCGCATCGCCGAGCTGGAGAGCCGCAATCAGAAGCTCTCCAGCGAGGCCGAACAGTCCCGCGACACCATTCGCAACCTGCAGGCTCGCCTGGAAACCCAGGAAGAGGACCTGCTGATGCGCTACTTCATGTATGGCGGAGGCGTGGCGGGCGCCGGTTTGCTGGTCGGGCTGATCGTACCGCACCTGCCGCGCCGTCGACGCAAGCGCGACCGCTGGTTCTGA
- the tmpT gene encoding thiopurine S-methyltransferase has product MVEDWRQRWQQGRIGFHREAVHPALERHWPGLGVDEGAKVLVPLCGKSLDMRWLADRGHPVLGIELAEEAIEQFLAEGAGEVSRYHHAHFAVSRQGNVELWCGDFFHLHIDEAAEIGAFYDRAALIALPEAARQRYAFHLAQLLPPGARGLLITLTRAPGDSGGPPYEVTADEVHERFSPNFEVTHLEDGEREPGSGFRESIWKLVRRGPGR; this is encoded by the coding sequence ATGGTCGAGGATTGGCGACAGCGCTGGCAGCAAGGTCGTATCGGCTTTCATCGCGAGGCGGTGCATCCCGCGCTCGAGCGTCATTGGCCCGGTCTCGGTGTCGACGAGGGGGCCAAGGTGCTGGTGCCCTTGTGCGGCAAGAGCCTGGACATGCGCTGGTTGGCCGATCGCGGCCATCCGGTGCTGGGCATCGAACTGGCCGAGGAGGCCATCGAGCAGTTCCTGGCGGAAGGCGCAGGCGAGGTATCCCGCTACCATCACGCGCACTTTGCCGTCAGCCGCCAGGGGAACGTGGAGCTATGGTGCGGGGATTTCTTCCACTTGCACATCGACGAGGCGGCGGAGATTGGTGCCTTCTATGACCGGGCGGCCTTGATTGCCCTGCCCGAGGCCGCGCGCCAGCGCTATGCCTTCCATCTGGCTCAACTGCTGCCGCCCGGCGCCCGGGGGCTGTTGATCACCCTGACCCGGGCACCGGGCGATTCGGGAGGTCCACCGTATGAGGTGACGGCCGACGAGGTGCACGAACGCTTCTCGCCCAACTTCGAGGTGACCCATCTGGAGGATGGGGAGCGCGAGCCTGGCAGCGGTTTCCGGGAGAGCATCTGGAAGCTGGTGCGGCGGGGGCCCGGACGCTGA
- the miaB gene encoding tRNA (N6-isopentenyl adenosine(37)-C2)-methylthiotransferase MiaB — MAKKLFIKTHGCQMNEYDSARMADLLGESHQLELTDDEHDADVILLNTCSIREKAQEKVFHQLGRWKKLKDANPDLVIGVGGCVASQEGEALRKRAPQVDMVFGPQTLHRVPAMLDARQDDKISVVDVTFPEIEKFDHLPKPTSDGATAFVSVMEGCSKYCTFCVVPYTRGEEVSRPFEAVMDEVIHLADQGVREINLLGQNVNAYRGENQLGDEIDLAELISCVAAVDGIDRIRFTTSHPVEFSDSLIEAYGEIPELVSHLHLPVQAGSDNVLAAMKRGHTVEEYVDKLERIRALRPDISFSSDFIIGFPGETEADFESTMDLIHRIGFDVSFSFVYSARPGTPAAALPDETPEAVKKQRLAILQERINQQAMQISRRMVGTTQRILVTGFSPKDPGQLSGRTENNRVVNFRAPNPTELIGYFVDVEITEALPNSLRGDLASPERF, encoded by the coding sequence ATGGCGAAGAAACTCTTCATCAAGACGCACGGCTGCCAGATGAACGAGTACGACTCCGCACGCATGGCGGATCTGCTCGGCGAATCCCATCAGCTGGAGCTCACCGACGACGAGCATGATGCCGACGTCATCCTTCTCAATACCTGCTCGATCCGCGAGAAGGCCCAGGAGAAGGTCTTCCACCAGCTCGGCCGCTGGAAGAAGCTCAAGGACGCCAATCCAGACCTGGTGATCGGCGTCGGCGGCTGCGTGGCCAGCCAGGAAGGCGAGGCATTGCGCAAGCGCGCGCCCCAGGTGGACATGGTGTTCGGTCCCCAGACCCTGCACCGTGTGCCGGCCATGCTCGACGCACGCCAGGACGACAAGATCTCGGTGGTCGATGTCACCTTCCCGGAAATCGAGAAGTTCGACCACCTGCCGAAACCGACCTCCGACGGCGCCACCGCCTTCGTCTCGGTCATGGAAGGCTGCTCCAAGTACTGCACCTTCTGCGTGGTCCCCTATACCCGGGGCGAGGAAGTCTCGCGTCCCTTCGAAGCGGTGATGGATGAAGTGATCCATCTGGCCGACCAGGGCGTCCGCGAGATCAACCTGCTGGGGCAGAACGTCAACGCCTATCGCGGCGAGAACCAGCTCGGCGACGAGATCGACCTGGCCGAGCTGATCAGCTGCGTGGCCGCCGTCGACGGCATCGACCGCATCCGCTTCACCACCTCGCATCCGGTAGAGTTCTCCGACAGCCTGATCGAGGCCTATGGCGAGATTCCGGAACTGGTCAGCCACCTTCACCTGCCCGTACAGGCCGGCTCCGACAACGTCCTGGCGGCCATGAAGCGCGGCCATACCGTCGAGGAATACGTCGACAAGCTGGAACGCATCCGCGCCCTGCGCCCGGACATCAGCTTTTCCTCGGACTTCATCATCGGCTTCCCCGGCGAGACCGAGGCGGACTTCGAATCGACCATGGATCTGATCCATCGCATCGGCTTCGATGTTTCCTTCAGTTTCGTCTACTCGGCGCGCCCCGGTACGCCGGCAGCGGCGCTGCCCGACGAAACACCGGAAGCGGTCAAGAAGCAGCGCCTGGCGATCCTGCAGGAACGCATCAACCAGCAGGCCATGCAGATCAGCCGACGCATGGTGGGCACGACCCAGCGCATCCTGGTCACCGGCTTCTCGCCCAAGGATCCGGGCCAGCTATCCGGACGCACCGAGAACAACCGGGTGGTCAACTTCCGCGCGCCCAATCCCACCGAGCTGATCGGCTACTTCGTCGACGTGGAAATCACCGAGGCGCTACCCAACTCCCTGCGGGGCGATCTGGCCTCTCCGGAGCGCTTCTGA
- a CDS encoding YajG family lipoprotein: MQRRRFLKLTALMLTLTWLAGCSSPQYLQPTPERTATVPHIGQGQAVTVSVVDGRDSPQIGTRSGNAMSTSVITVEAEPLMPKLQAEAERALRDMGFQPTREAAQGRPRLTLTLQRLAYGSGQSQPLIDEARLESVLVAKAENDGATYTGTYTSRRTQGYAVRPGFEANTNMVAELLSDGLNRVFKDPELGHFLAR, translated from the coding sequence ATGCAACGTCGACGTTTTCTGAAGCTCACGGCCCTGATGCTGACCCTCACCTGGCTCGCCGGCTGCTCGTCTCCCCAGTACCTGCAACCGACGCCCGAGCGCACCGCCACGGTGCCTCACATCGGCCAGGGCCAGGCAGTGACCGTGTCGGTGGTGGATGGTCGGGACAGCCCGCAGATCGGTACCCGCAGCGGCAACGCCATGTCGACCTCGGTGATCACCGTGGAAGCCGAGCCCTTGATGCCGAAGCTGCAGGCAGAGGCCGAACGCGCCCTGCGCGACATGGGCTTCCAGCCGACCAGGGAGGCCGCCCAGGGACGCCCTCGCCTGACGCTGACCCTGCAGCGCCTCGCCTACGGGAGCGGCCAGAGCCAACCGCTGATCGACGAAGCGCGCCTCGAGTCCGTGCTGGTCGCCAAAGCCGAAAACGACGGCGCGACCTACACCGGGACCTACACCTCACGGCGCACCCAGGGTTATGCCGTTCGTCCGGGCTTCGAAGCCAACACGAACATGGTCGCCGAGCTGCTCTCGGACGGGTTGAACCGTGTCTTCAAAGATCCCGAGCTGGGGCATTTCCTGGCACGCTGA